Genomic window (Alnus glutinosa chromosome 9, dhAlnGlut1.1, whole genome shotgun sequence):
GACAGAATTTGAATTTAGGACCTCGGTTTTGTTAGAACTTACATCATAAGCATCTTTTCTTCTGCGCAGGCCATCTAACTCCTAGAAGTGATGTTTACAGCTATGGTGTTGTTCTTCTTGAACTTCTTACAGGAAGAAAATCGTTAGACAAGTCGCGATCAGCCCGAGAGCAGAACCTGACAGATTGGGCTCTCCCGTTGCttaaggagaagaaaaaattgCTGAATATCATTGATCCAAGGCTGGAAGGAGAATATCCTGTTAAAGGAGTTCACAAGGCTGCCATGCTGGCCTATCATTGCTTAAACAGGAATCCAAAGGCAAGGCCTTTAATGCGAGATATAGTGGACTCCTTGGAACCTCTACAGGCCCCTACTGAGGATGTTTCAACTGAAAAAACTACCCTAACTGTAATTAGCGAGGTTCCGGATGCAGagtcaaaaggaaaagaagatgcATAGAGTAGCTGACATGGTCCTGGGTTTTCTTATGTGTTAAGCTTCTTCTCCAGTTTAAAGGGAGAGTTTTTGCATTAggtagcttttttctttttcttcttctttttaatgctttgtattctttttctttgttcctCTGGCTAAAACATGTTTGTCATAGTTGCTTggaattttatcattttaactGTAGGTAAATATCAATCTAAACATGTGTGTATGATTGTATAGTATCAGCTTGCAACAGGATTTTCTGGCGGTAGCCCCTTATAATTTTGAGGCCAAAagcagtcttttttttttttttttttttttttttttctttttttgtgaatatatttaatgattaattatattatatttattttaatttttaaattgtattgcCCAACATTAATTACTGCTAAAGATAAACACCAGAAAATGCTAACCATTTTTATGTTATAATTctcaaaaagttaaaatttgAGCTCTttgaaatcacttataaaatataatttcacgtaataaaaaactaattaatataagaTTTAGCGGTGTTTTTTTCTCACGAACTGCCcaacgaatatatatatatatatatatatatatatacacatgaaaCTTAACTTTTTTGGATGTGACAAACAACctcatttttctcaaattttattattgaatcaTGGCATCCTCTTATGATAAGATAAGGTTACTCCCATTGGTttaattttctctatttctttcCTCTTTTGGTGGGTCTTGCAAataaggccttgtttggtaaaacTTTGTGTAGAACATGATAGtgaattgttaattttgaagtcagtaaaaagtgatagatacGATATAcagtaaaaagaatttgcatagaaagtgaaaaaaaaataattgtattatagttgatttttttatttaaatactaataaaaaattattaatgtgatataaaaagtaaaaatagttagaatgttttgatatcgattgttattgaaaagtgaaaaaaaattttatggttTGCCAAACAAAGCCAAAAGCAAAGGAAAATTATGGTTTGATTTGACACTCTTGGGTTGAAGATTCTTCATGCTGGAATCCATGAGGAAGTAGAGAAATCCTAGTTGGAAACCATATTGGGGGAGGTTATCATTTTAATCATAtcattcagtttttttttttccttatatatatattattattattattattattttacaagttttctgcattttataAAGTGTTGCATAAAGAAATCACAAAACATGAGATGTGATGGCTAAACATTGTCCCACCACTCTCTTCAAAATAAGATTCAACAGTTTCCTTGGGCAAGGGGACATCAGCATACTTAGATCGttatgaaaatgataaatttaattatttaagtaatttatttatgtttatattttttctttttggtgcgatttcaaatatttctttaacaaataaggtttaatatttgaaatatttaattaaaatagaggaTAGCTTATAGAGTTAATGTTCAAAcctataattttgtattttgataTCATGATAATCACCACTTATTCaaaaatttaacttaaaaaaaaattatttaattaattcattaacAAAACTAGGTGGACCACAAAAAAAATGGTACTCGAAATTTGGTCATGGTCACACAGCGTTATCCACTTCACATGCTGTAAAGAAGTACTTCTCATAGGTGGATGATTGACTCGTTTTGGATGATTTCTTGTTTGTCCCAaggtgaaaaacaaaaacaaaaaccccttAAGTCTAGGACTTGTAGCCctagcccccccccccctactttaattattcatactagcactatatatatatatatatatatataaactgaattatcacataatttatatatataaactgaatTATCACATAATTTATTCTCTAGAAAAGATCATCAGTTCCTCAGTTTCGATGTCCCTAGGCAGTAGGCACTCTAAAGAATACAATTGTTTGCGATGttcaataataaaaaagaaaaaagaaaatcttttattatttcttaatttGTCATTCATATTATTTTAGAGCTAGCCAACACCCTTACCTAAACTTTACCCTATATAATATTCTTAATCTTTCTTAATTAGAGCAAAATATCGACGAGTTGAGTCAAACATATGTAGTCCTTCATTTGCCATAACTTTATATTTTggcaaattcttttttattggaTATTGATAAAGTTTATTAAGCTTTATTCTTTTAcaaaagtcacttaaaaaatgaaaatgtttgcttaaggcttataaagcccacaactcAAGTATACATTTCAACATCGGGAGGAAAATGTCCAACATTGTCCAAGCCcttgaagctctgataccatgataaagtcTATTGAGCTTTACTCTTTCACAAAAGGCACCTTGAAGGAAGAGATTTGTTAAAGGCTTAATGTAGGGCTCTTAATAGACATATGGTCAAATCAACACATCCAAGAAATGCTGAAAAGTGGTAATTACTGACAGAGGTTTCAAAATCAGAACTACGATACTTGCAGGCTATTCTATGGTTTGATTTGGCAAAGAAAGAACTATTAGAAATCGATGATATGCTTAAGCTcgataacaataataaatttaattcaaaatataaacgAATAATGCCTCTTTGTGTCCGGAAGGCGTGGGTTATGAGTCTTCTATAGAACGAGAGAAAACAAAGTTATTTAGACCAAGTCGGCTAGAGTTTTCCGATATAAAACTGTCTTCAAACGTAGTTGTAAATGGAGCTCTTTGAAACTCCTTTTGATTCTCCATTTATTCAGCATGCGGGCATAGAATCTCGTTAATTTGAACCAACCTAGTCTTGATCAAATGTGATCTTAAATTTGTTGGTTCTTCACTCTTTTagctcaaaatatatattgactcaaccctaaatataaaatttactcCCAAAGAGCATTTGCCAAtactaaaaatttaataaataatttttgattaggaaaaaaaaaggtaaaaaattgtaaatgcgTGAACCCTTGGAAAAGCTTAATATTGTAATATGCCAAAATAGTACGTATATACGAGGTGACGTTTCTAGGCGACGTCACTTTACACCTCGGTTCTCCACCATTTAATTTTCTCTTCCATCGCCAGCAGGATCTGAATGTGAATAATTATGTGAACCATGGTGTTACAAAGCTTCCATGACACTCCTACAGAAGAGCGACACGTGGTACAATGGGAACGAGCCAACTTGGATGGAATCCGAGGCCCGGTTTCATTGGTTGAATTCCCGTTAGAGTGAGGGAAACCCGAAACTTCATTCCCCGTATGGTCATAGAAATCTCATGAAAACGGCtcctacttataaaaaatagaaaatgaattttCCCATACGTGTTTGTTTCCATGGAAAAACGCCTAATGCCAGACaagataatattattataaaagacAGAACAGTagtttcctctctctctctctcgtactTTTTTTCCACAGAGTTGAATATACTTTTGAGCTCTTTCTGGGTAGTGAGAGCACAGCTGCCATGAGTAGTGAAGCTTCGCAAAGCAGACAAGTCTCCATGTATGCCTCCTTCCTCCTCTTTGCAAAGCTTTTTCAGTCCTCCTCGAAGTTAcgaggaaaataaaaagaaagtattGCTAAAGACTCAGTTATTTTCAAGCAgcttccttttattttcctgATATCTTCTCGGAGATTTCCTTAAATTCATAGATTCGTATTTCTGGCCTTTAAATACCGTCTAAGTTGTATTATTATATAGATcgaacacatgttttttttctttgatcatAAAATTTTTGTCGCAGGCAGTGCCTTTTGTTCTTATTTAGTTGCTTAATTAATTctaagtctatatatatatatatatatgtatatgcatgTAAATATGTACTACAAGCATGAAGGTACTCTGAATTAAATGCACTTGCGATGCTAGTTTGTTGGTCTTTTTTTGTCCATGGATCTAGATTTTGCACCTTGTTTTACTGCTTTTCCGCACTTGATCTACTTTGTCTACGTTTCCATGCTTGGATCTAAGTATGATCTGTACGTTCAGAATAAGTATACACTTTTGCAAGGTTTTCTAGTTTTAAACTCAGATCCGCCGCCTCTACATGCTCGATCCTCTCGCACCCACacgacatatatatattatcaaggTGCACTTCGGCCTCAAACTACTGATATCATGATTATCTGCATTTGATCTATCTTTagcatgtcatatatatatatatatgaagccaTATATCCTTTCTCATCAGCTTTATCATCCAGTGTTTGATGTTGAGATTGAGTCTTCTCACCGTGGGGCTTATAATATATCCCTCAAGCGTTTTAATTTGTTGAGTAGAACTTGTGGTTGATTCAAAAACTAGGTTATAATGCTTACCTAGTTTTTGAACAATATTATTAAACCAAATATATAGCTGaacatggaatatatatatatatatatatacacaatacaAGGTAAGAGATGGGTTTGGTCATGATTTTATGTATGCAACTAACTGTAGGCCGGTCATAGGGCTAGAGAATAGGTATAGTTTATTTAATCCCTTTTGATGTCCTTCCGATTAGGGAAATTGAGGAGGGAGATAGAGAAGAGCAAGATATGGATGGAAAAGGCAACAGATTGGTCTTGCCAGAAGATGGCTATGAATGGAGAAAATATGGCGAAAAGTTCATAAAAAATATTGGGAAATTCAGGTACGTACGTAGCTAGCTGGAGGATCGATcttttaatttctatatatgaatatatatgatCATCTTATATTTTTCGAATAAATGCTAATGCATCAtgtatatatggaaattaaCGAGTTGATCGAATTTATGTATATGCTGATCAATGATCATCAGAAGTTACTTCAAGTGCCAAAGGAGCAATTGTAGTGTGAAGAAGAGAGCTGAGTGGTCGGCCTCGGAGCCCGGTTCTGTTCGAGTAGTGTATGAGGGGGTGCACACCCATGGCTTACCGGCATCAGAATCTGCCTCCTCCGGCCACTCAGGGACTTCATCTTCGACTGCCAACCAATATGACTTGTTGACACAAGTTCTCGGAGATCGATCCATTAACTAGTACTACTTCTCTTTAAGGCATCTTTTTCCCCTTGGAGAAAGCCTTGCCAGACTGCCAGTTAAGAACAatgaaggtatatatatatatatatatatatatatatatatatatatatatatatatatatatattcagtcaGTTTGTACATATTTGTGATTTATCGAAAAAAGGATTTAACATTATTAATTACTTAGTGtcgttaattaattaagtaaaatatttaactgaaatgaatTAAATTGTACTTAGATTTTAATCCCAAAACTTTGGCTCTCGGtccatattaaattatcactaattatcccaaaaatttaattgataaaaattagtaaattgaattgtttaatttatattctaatacaTACATTGATGTCCTGTTATTCAATATATTTTGGTAATCATGTTATTCAATACGGATGATCAAGTAAACCCACTCTTTTTGTAACAAACTCGCTTAATACTTGGACCATCCAtatgaaattaaaggaaatgaaATGTCCAATTATTGAATAACAGGAGGCAAGCTGATCATTTTTATTGACATGTCCAGAGTCAAATTTTGAGGCCTAATGCGATAATTTTGATTaagatatattttatatttttagatgtAACCTTAAAAGGAGAGGCTTTAACCGTTGTTGTACGGTGTTTAAACATTATGGTTTCTTGAGGAGGGTAAATTGAATAAACATCTGTGTTATCTTCTTTAACCCATTTTTCCTTAGAGATGATTTTTACTATGTTTTTCGCAAGGTaaaattcatcaacaaaatcgaCATAGATAATTTCTGTTTCGACTTGATTTATGTGTTCTTTCCAATGACTCAAGAATTCTTTCTTTTGCTCAAGGTTGAACTTTTCGCTGTAAATCTTTCTTCTTTCAAGATTTGCTTTAGACTCAATATCTTCATTAAATCTTTTataatttatcttaaaaaactTAGTTAGGGTGCTTAATTGGGGGTCAATGGCTGTTTCAATTATTAAATCAGATTCCGTAGGGAAAATATTTCCTCATTGAGACTCTTCTTCTAGTTGGCTATCAGCCGTGTAACAAGGACGACTTACTTGAGAACTTGTTTGTACTCCTTTTAACTTAAGGTTTCTTAAGTCTTTTTTCAAATCTAGATCTCTTCGTTTTAGTCATTCCGTTGTGGTTGAACCGACAAACGAATGTCTGGCTGGGGTATTATCTTTGGTTAGTCTAGATGAGCTAGATCGCATGATTTCTTCTATATGAATATATGGCTTAGGTTTGTTACCAAAGTCTATTTTAACAGTACCGTCTAGATACTGCTTGATATAATATAATCTAGATTATGGCTTATATTACCTGGGTGACTTTCATTAGTTAAGGACCATTCTTGGGGTAATCTAACGTCAGTCCACTTAATGATGTGGGGAGGGAACACGAATGTTCGCATTACCCTGGTTACTTTGAATCAACAGAGTTTGATTCTTAGGACTTCTGGAGATAGCCTGAAAGTTCATGTTGGTTCCAGTGTACTTGTAATAGATTCTGTAGATCAAAGCTAAAAGCTGAACACCTTCTAAGATTTTATATCCTGAAGTCTTGATATTCAAAGTTAAAGCTTTTAACACATAAGAATCACTTAAACTTACGGTGAAGTCTGGGTAATAGTTGAAATGGATCCGACCATTATacaaacttatatatatataatttgttttctCCTTAAAATTCATTACATTCTTCTCATTTTGCTACTTAAGTTTTTGTTTGCTGGCATTATTGTTATAGAATCTAGATCTCTCAAACGCGTAAAAATAAATggtcaaaatacaaaattatcaCATATAGAACCTATAAGCTACCGAGTGTCGAAACTTCTATACGAGAAGAGGCAAAATGCACTCACAATTTTCAGAGGCTAATATTTAGGGTCTTCTAGATTAAATGGCCTACctacttcttatttatttatttattattattttttttattttttaagaggaAAATGGCCTACCTACTTACTAAGCGGACCCTCGTCACatcataatatatttttaaataaaaaacgaaaaagcactcataaaatacattaacaaacatgtaagttttcttttaaattgggttgaagAACTTTTTCCAAATCaatatattaaactaacatgtgttaaaaaacatgtaaaaattacatgcattttttaaataaaatatgtatttttgacGTGTAGATGTTATTTAAGAGATTGTTATACAATTTAATAACATGGTAGTAAAAATAAACCATTGAATCCGTacttataaaaatgaaaaattaattgacTTATTTTTATTGACGTATCATCCCAATAATATgacactttttataaaaatatactaaataacatttttttttttctttttaatcccAGGAAAGATTATCGTTTTGACAGCCAAGACGTTGTGAATCCCATAAATCTATCCGGACAAAAATTTAGGTGAACATTTGTACGTTTCTTTATTGATCTaatacataaaaaagaaaaagaaaaagaaggtgtACTTAGATTAATTCCACGTGTCCGTTTTGAGCGGTGGATTAGTTCATGGCGTGGAAAGTGGAAACACAAGCGACGATTACCCAAAATTCAATTATTGACGTTCATGAATCATGGGTTTCAATTCAAGGCGTGGGGCGGTTTCTTTGAAGTTAAAGCCGAGCTGTACGATAATGACGTCACATTCAGCTCATGAGCCCCCCTTCCCTTTCTTCTACGCCTGGCGGCTGGCGCTGCTGTTCCCCATGCTGTTTATTGGACATCCACAATTTCTACATCATTTAAAGATATGTGGGTGACATACATGCACGTAGATTTTACTATTTATAAGTCTAACCAATATGgcttgtcttaaaaaaaaaaagaaaaaaaaagagaagcccATTACACAATAAGATTGTACACAAATTGTGTACAATCACTCATATTAAGGAGATATATGTTGGGCCTTGACAAAGCAAAAGAGAAATCAATCCCACTTGTTTACTTTGGGCTACACAATGGAATACACTGGGCTTCGCTGATTCTACGAGGCCCATTGAAATTACAGAGGTCTGGCCCTGCGCTGAAGAAACAGCTGGGGAACGGGCCCCACTCCGTGCTGCAAAGAAACAgcgtggcttttttttttttttttttttttactgacgTGGAATTTCTAAAAAGGTTCTAGAGGGTTCCGAAGTACGACAAATAGAACGGCACATATTGAGATCAACGGCCTAGATTCACTCGAAGCTTCAGGATCCTTTTATATAGTAAGGGACTGTTTTGCCCTTTTATATCATCACACTTTGGGTTCAGGAAGGTGAAAGCGAGTCTCGATAAGCCTCTAAGTATTATTATACCTACTGCAACAACTGCTACGTAGTCTCCGAGTCCCTCTTATCCAAAAACCCCTCCCTAAACCCTAATACTCGCCGTCGCCGTTTCCCGGTAAGCATTTCAGATTCCCTTTACACCCTATCAACCAACAACCCTCGTTGTTCTTGTTGGTGTTGCTTTTTTGTTGAGATACATAGATGTTCCGTTATTGCTTTTGGTGTGtgctttggtttttgtttggCTTCTTGTGGATAACATTTTGGTTCAAAATCTCTTTCAATTGTTCtttgagtggaaaaaaagatGTGGGTTTCTGTTGGATTAAGAGTTTAGTGGGAAGAAGGTGATCGTCTCCAGGAATTATGCGGGCACGGTTCAGTTTCTCGTGGCATTTATTTCTGTACTGTGTGCTGAAATGAGATTGAATTTCCTTGAGTTATTGTGGGGATTGAGTGGTTTTGCCTGTAAATATCCGACCCTTcattttttgagataattaaaCGTGATGGCTACTAGTTTCTTAATCTCTTCTTGTGTTTATGAATCCTTGCTATTTCTGTCTGTCGAAAatgcttcattttcttaataaagATTGAGAATTTCATGTATATGTATGACTATTTTTAATGGTGAATTAAGTGGAAACGTTCGGCTATGCCATCGATGAGTACTTGTATTGGAAATTTTGGtgcttttttgttgtttgaaaTTCTGGGAGAATCGTactctatttttctatttttccccTGTGAAATTTGTTAGAGCCCCAGCGTATATTTGTTCTGATGTGGAAAAAACTCAATCTTTTATGTAAGATCGAGCTAATGACTGCTGAAATTACTTGTTCGAACTATTTGATGTTACAAAGTTGTAGAATAATGAAATTATGTATGCATCCTGTTGCTAACCTTCCAAAATATTCGGATCTCTCGAACGATTTGTCGCACTGCTCCCTTTGCTCTCTTGATTAATTTATATGTTTGAGATTACTAAATAGTGGTCACTGTTTTCAGCTTTTTGAGGAGTCGATGGCATCAACTTTTACAGCCATGTCTTCAGTTGGCTCCTTGGCTACTCCTAGCTGCCGTGTTATGGATATGAAATTTGCTCCTTCGGACAAGTTGTCATCTTCTGCTTCCATTTCTTCGTGCTCATTTGTTAGGAGGCAGAGTGTGATGTCACGAAGAAATCGCTCTCCCAGGATTTGTGCCATGGCAAAGGAACTGCATTTCAACAAGGACGGCTCGGCTATTAGGAAACTGCAAGTGAGTCTCTAGCCAAGACACTGTTGGGTGTTGATTTAATGGGGAGAAGTTTCtactttgtgtttttttttttttttttttttatcctttcatAGTTTGTATAACCTATTTCTCGTTTTGTTTCAGATTGGTGTGAACAAGCTTGCGGATCTTGTTGGGGTTACTCTTGGTCCAAAGGGCAGGAATGTTGTTCTGGAAAGCAAGTATGGCTCCCCAAAAATTGTTAATGATGGTGTTACTGTGGCAAAAGAGGTATTCCATCTATAATCTATTCGTTGTTTTATAGTGCCAAGGTTGTCCGTTGAACTTCAAAAAGCCATATTCTTTTACTGTTGAAACATTTAGGTCTTAGATTTCAATTACTGTTGAATCTAAGGATCAACTGAATTAGATATGTCTAACGAAATTAtgttaagaatatttttatatgttatgCTATTCATCTTTTTACATTTTCTCCCTTGtatcttattctttttctaccGATCATTTATACTTCTAATATCAGCTAGTGTGAGATACTGATGGATTTTGGTTTGTCCCTCTAAGGTCGAGTTGGAGGACCCAGTTGAGAACATCGGTGCTAAGTTAGTGAGACAAGCAGCTGCAAAGACCAATGACTTGGCTGGTGATGGAACTACAACGTCTGTTGTTCTTGCACAAGGTCTTATTACTGAGGGTGTCAAGGTTCGTGTTTTGATTCATACCACTGCATTGATGGAAATCTTTTAACTCTCTTCACTTTGACTgcaaaagttttttcttttattttttcatcacCTCAtgaatgattttaatttttcaggTGGTAGCAGCTGGTGCGAACCCTGTTTTAATTACTCGAGGAATTGAGAAGACCGCAAAAGCTCTAGTGTCTGAGCTTAAGAAAATGTCAAAAGAGGTAATGTTTGTCAAACTCTTTTTTCTGGTTTCAAGTGTTTCTATCGTTGTACCATCTCAGcttagttttcttctttcttggtccaatcaattttttaataatttataacGGCAATGGACTGCAGGTTGAAGACGGTGAGCTGGCTGATGTTGCAGCAGTTAGTGCTGGAAACAACTATGAAGTTGGAAATATGATAGCTGAAGCCATGAGTAAGGTGGGTCGTAAGGGTGTGGTGACTCTAGAAGAAGGGAAAAGTGCTGAGAATAGCCTTTATGTTGTCGAAGGAATGCAATTTGACCGTGGTTACATCTCACCTTACTTTGTCACCGACAGTGAGAAAATGgcagttgaatttgaaaattgcCAGGTGATTGTTTACCTGCTATTTCTTTTAACCTGCAGTAATATATGTTAGTTGCTGAttcgccttacgctttttaataaattattacttacaaaaaaaaatgtcagcGTTGCTAATTGATGCAATTGTTTTTTATTGCAGTTGCTTCTTGTTGATAAGAAAGTAACAAATGCAAGGGATCTTGTCAACATTCTGGAGGATGCTATTAGAGGTGGATACCCAGTTTTGATAATTGCAGAAGACATTGAACAAGAAGCTCTCGCAACTCTGGTTGTGAACAAGCTTAGAGGAGCTCTGAAGATTGCTGCGCTCAAAGCCCCTGGTTTTGGAGAGCGCAAGAGCCAATACCTTGATGACATTGCCATTCTCACTGGAGGTCAGTTGTTCACATCATGTTCTCTTTTGGCTTAATCTTTCTCTGGTCTCTTCTTTGCTGGTTGCGTTGTATTGATTTTCAAGTGTTTTGGTGCACTCTTCTGCACTAGTGTTGTTGCATGTTGTTGAGGGATTTCTTCTTCTGGCTTGTAGGAACTGTAATCAGAGATGAGGTGGGGCTTACCTTAGACAAAGTTGGCAAGGAGGTACTCGGTCATGCTTCTAAGGTGGTGCTTACCAAGGATACTACTACGATTGTTGGTGATGGAAGCACACAGGAAGCAGTAAACAAGAGAGTTGCACAGATTAGAAATCTAATTGAGGTATACATATCTCATCCTGTGTCTGACCCACTCGTGCATACACAAATAGTGAGTGCTTGGTTCATTTTGATCATTTTGAGGCTAATGAAAATGGTATGCTCATGCAGGCTGCTGAGCAGGACTATGAgaaggaaaaattaaatgaaaggaTTGCGAAATTGTCAGGTGGTGTTGCTGTGATACAGGTAAATTACCAATTACTGGTTGtaaaagtgatttgtaattgtaAATAAAAATCTTGTGCCTGATCAATTTCCTTTGAACACAAGGTTGGTGCACAAACTGAGACAGAgctcaaagaaaagaaactgaGAGTCGAAGATGCTCTCAATGCAACAAAGGTAATTTATATACCGATTAAAATATACCAGTACAAATAGGCTCAATGTCATAGGTAAGTCCTTATTATGTTTTCTGCTACAAGCAAAGCAGCATCAAAGTTTACAATTTGAATGATTTTCAGGCTGCTGTTGAGGAAGGTATTGTAGTTGGTGGTGGATGCACCTTGCTGAGACTTGCATCAAAGGTGGATGCCATCAAGGACACCCTTGACAATGATGAAGAAAAGGTAAGCTATTTGCTGAAGTTTCAAGTCTTGGGATTTGGAAAATTGTGGAAGTCTCATATAGAAGTGGAAGTCTTAAATTGGGCTTAAGCTATTTGGATTAATTGCAGGTTGGGGCAGATATTGTCAAAAGAGCTTTGAGTTACCCTTTGAAATTGATTGCCAAGAATGCTGGTGTTAATGGAAGTGTGGTTAGCGAGAAGGTATATCATCCTTCTTGTCATTGTGGTATGTGTTCGAGTCGCTTTTACATTGAACTGTAACGTACTGACCTTAgaagttttgtttttcttcaggTGCTTTCCAGTGACAACTATAAATATGGATATAATGCAGCAACTGGAAAATATGAAGATTTAATGGCTGCTGGAATAATTGATCCAACTAAGGTGAGTGACCGCATTGAACTTTACAAGAAAAACACAGGATAAATTTTATTGCGAGTGCAACCATCTGATAATGCTGGTAATGGTGTTGAGGTGTGTAACTAGAGTTGTGGAATTTTTTGTTGTCGTTGTTGTTGTTTCAGGTGGTGAGGTGTTGCATTGAGCATGCAGCCTCGGTGGCAAAAACATTCTTGATGTCAGATTGTGTAGTTGTTGAAATCAAGGAGCCTGAATCAGTGCCTGCTGGGAACCC
Coding sequences:
- the LOC133877355 gene encoding probable WRKY transcription factor 20 isoform X2; translated protein: MSSEASQSRQVSMEIEEGDREEQDMDGKGNRLVLPEDGYEWRKYGEKFIKNIGKFRSYFKCQRSNCSVKKRAEWSASEPGSVRVVYEGVHTHGLPASESASSGHSGTSSSTANQYDLLTQVLGDRSIN
- the LOC133877355 gene encoding probable WRKY transcription factor 20 isoform X1, coding for MSSEASQSRQVSIFKLRSAASTCSILSHPHDIYILSREIEEGDREEQDMDGKGNRLVLPEDGYEWRKYGEKFIKNIGKFRSYFKCQRSNCSVKKRAEWSASEPGSVRVVYEGVHTHGLPASESASSGHSGTSSSTANQYDLLTQVLGDRSIN
- the LOC133877871 gene encoding ruBisCO large subunit-binding protein subunit beta, chloroplastic; this translates as MASTFTAMSSVGSLATPSCRVMDMKFAPSDKLSSSASISSCSFVRRQSVMSRRNRSPRICAMAKELHFNKDGSAIRKLQIGVNKLADLVGVTLGPKGRNVVLESKYGSPKIVNDGVTVAKEVELEDPVENIGAKLVRQAAAKTNDLAGDGTTTSVVLAQGLITEGVKVVAAGANPVLITRGIEKTAKALVSELKKMSKEVEDGELADVAAVSAGNNYEVGNMIAEAMSKVGRKGVVTLEEGKSAENSLYVVEGMQFDRGYISPYFVTDSEKMAVEFENCQLLLVDKKVTNARDLVNILEDAIRGGYPVLIIAEDIEQEALATLVVNKLRGALKIAALKAPGFGERKSQYLDDIAILTGGTVIRDEVGLTLDKVGKEVLGHASKVVLTKDTTTIVGDGSTQEAVNKRVAQIRNLIEAAEQDYEKEKLNERIAKLSGGVAVIQVGAQTETELKEKKLRVEDALNATKAAVEEGIVVGGGCTLLRLASKVDAIKDTLDNDEEKVGADIVKRALSYPLKLIAKNAGVNGSVVSEKVLSSDNYKYGYNAATGKYEDLMAAGIIDPTKVVRCCIEHAASVAKTFLMSDCVVVEIKEPESVPAGNPMDNSGYGY